A stretch of the Lolium perenne isolate Kyuss_39 chromosome 3, Kyuss_2.0, whole genome shotgun sequence genome encodes the following:
- the LOC127342840 gene encoding FBD-associated F-box protein At5g60610, whose amino-acid sequence MAEAIPCQNGRSATAQVTTGTRMSQIDDPETMDLGINVFLMYVYDSLPDPPVSPAAQLPLSGPLWIHDGVDRISRLPDEVLRNIVSRLPVKDAARTAAFSSRWRPIWRSAPLTLVDSHLLPDCGASGPLVAGAPSPRAVTAAVSRVLAAHPGPFRCVHLTCTNMDQHRGEMARWLDVLAAKGVLDLVFVNRPWPVDLRLPTTIFSCASLTRLYLGLWRLPETAAVPRRASFPNLRELGLCFNVMQDRDLAFMLERSPALEILVIIANQIGLRLRLVSHSLRCVELGCAYLDDIVVEDAPRLERLFQWTTFGDLSEGNPNMCQHSRIQIGHAPNLRVLGYLQPRENEMEITNTVVLAGTKHNIVPSVQVFAMEVPFGVRNAVKKVPAFLRCFPNIETLHVQSEKRDETTGKVNLKFWQEGGPIKCVLSMKKLFFYEFRGSRSEVTFLKFIAERARVLEKMVIVVAGECLSSGDDVNAKLKPLTGAKWMNKACKLELFKSPHPEVASPVFCHELASDFSFPDPFDLGYYTESL is encoded by the exons ATGGCAGAAGCCATACCTTGCCAGAATGGGCGCTCCGCCACTGCGCAGGTGACCACCGGCACCAGGATGAGTCAAATTGACGATCCCGAGACCATGGACCTTGGCATCAACGTCTTCCTCATGTACGTCTACGATTCCCTCCCGGATCCGCCCGTCTCCCCCGCCGCCCAACTCCCCCTCTCCGGGCCGTTGTGGATCCACGACGGCGTCGACCGCATCAGCCGCCTGCCCGACGAGGTCCTCCGCAACATCGTCTCGCGCCTACCCGTCAAGGACGCCGCGCgcaccgccgccttctcctcgcgCTGGCGGCCCATCTGGCGCTCCGCGCCCCTCACCCTCGTCGACAGCCACCTGCTTCCGGACTGCGGCGCGAGCGGGCCGCTCGTCGCCGGCGCCCCTTCTCCCCGCGCCGTCACCGCCGCGGTGTCCCGCGTGCTCGCGGCGCACCCGGGGCCCTTCCGCTGCGTCCACCTCACCTGCACCAACATGGACCAGCACCGGGGCGAGATGGCGCGATGGCTCGACGTCCTCGCCGCCAAGGGAGTCCTCGACCTCGTCTTCGTCAACCGTCCCTGGCCGGTCGACCTGCGCCTCCCCACCACGATCTTCAGCTGCGCCTCGCTCACCCGCCTCTACCTCGGACTCTGGAGGCTCCCTGAAACCGCCGCCGTGCCGCGCCGTGCCAGCTTCCCCAACCTCCGGGAGCTCGGCCTCTGCTTCAACGTCATGCAGGACCGGGACCTCGCCTTCATGCTCGAAAGAAGCCCCGCTCTGGAGATTCTCGTCATCATCGCAAACCAGATCGGGCTGCGCCTTCGCCTCGTCAGCCACAGCCTCCGGTGCGTCGAGCTAGGCTGCGCCTACTTGGACGATATCGTCGTGGAGGATGCCCCTCGTCTGGAGAGGCTCTTCCAGTGGACAACGTTCGGTGACCTCTCCGAGGGCAATCCCAACATGTGCCAGCACTCGAGGATACAGATTGGCCATGCACCCAACCTGCGCGTGCTGGGATACCTTCAGCCCAGAGAGAATGAGATGGAGATTACAAACACCGTCGTCCTG GCTGGGACCAAGCACAACATTGTCCCAAGTGTCCAGGTCTTCGCCATGGAGGTGCCATTTGGGGTCCGTAATGCTGTCAAGAAGGTGCCTGCCTTCCTCAGATGTTTCCCCAATATTGAAACGCTACATGTCCAG TCCGAGAAACGTGATGAGACAACTGGAAAGGTCAATCTCAAGTTCTGGCAGGAAGGTGGTCCGATTAAATGTGTCCTGTCCATGAAGAAGTTGTTCTTCTACGAGTTCAGAGGGTCGAGAAGCGAGGTTACTTTCCTCAAGTTCATCGCTGAGAGAGCTCGGGTgctggagaagatggtgattgtGGTGGCCGGTGAATGTCTCTCTTCAGGGGATGATGTCAATGCCAAACTCAAGCCTCTGACCGGTGCAAAATGGATGAACAAAGCCTGCAAACTTGAGCTCTTCAAAAGCCCACACCCTGAAGTGGCATCTCCAGTCTTCTGCCACGAGCTGGCATCCGATTTCTCGTTTCCTGACCCTTTTGACCTCGGCTACTATACAGAATCTCTGTAA